The Nitrospirota bacterium genome contains the following window.
GACCTTTGCTCAAAAGGGTAACAATGGATGCGACATATAGATGGGTCTCTCCAACCATGAATGCAACAATACCAATCAATAATGAAAGGAGCCATGAATTCAGGCTATATGCCTTAACGCATGACTCAAGCCTCTTAAGGGCATTCATCGAAATGGCAGTAAGGAGTATCCCCACTGATATGAAATCGATTACAGAAAATGCCTGAATCCAGTTCTTCATGTCGCTATGCTCCATTAGAAATTGAAAATTGAAAATTGAAGATTGAAAATTTCAAACTGAACATTTTCTTTTCGCCGTAATTAACGATTTAGCAATAATATTACTCAATTGCTTTGTCTCATCAATGAGGTCATTTAAATCTTCGCTGCTTGATATTCCGGATTTCTGAATTAACCTCAGCCAATATAATGATTCACGAAGCTCTTTCATAACAATCTGGAGTTTATGTACAAAATCTGCTCTACTTTGTGCACCGCATGCCTCTTCATAATTGGCTCCAGCGGAAGTTCCTGAGCGTAATAATTGCCCAGCTATATGTTTCCCAGCAAATGTCTTTTCAAGTTTCAGAGTAAGTTTTATTATCTTAACCCCATAATCCAATAATCTTTCAGAAAGTTGGTTTGCTTTTTCTATCACTTTACAATCTTCAATTTTCAATTCGACATTCGCAGAATGTCGCTATTTCCCCATCATTATGTAAGTTAAAAGCGAAAGCAAAGCAAGCACAAATGCACCTCCGAGAAGAGACGGCAACTGGAAAAACCTCATCTTCGCCCTTGTTGACTCTATCAATGCCATTAAAAATGCCATGAGAAGTATTTTAAAAATATAAACTCCGGATGACACTGCAAGACCTGAAATTTCG
Protein-coding sequences here:
- a CDS encoding four helix bundle protein, which produces MIEKANQLSERLLDYGVKIIKLTLKLEKTFAGKHIAGQLLRSGTSAGANYEEACGAQSRADFVHKLQIVMKELRESLYWLRLIQKSGISSSEDLNDLIDETKQLSNIIAKSLITAKRKCSV